A single genomic interval of Alteromonas sp. BL110 harbors:
- a CDS encoding glycosyltransferase — MNKPKLKVLLYIHHHGKGHLSRAQLLIPIIEKFAHVTLIIAQDDFLPAVRCALPERKIVILPSKWSSSGPGKKRTFDTAFEGVPLSAQSTLRASFFVNHLQKEAYDGFISDVSAELTIYARGAGIPVLMQRHSGDISIDPTQVFAYQCANALYAPYPRQLEADDYAFFNKTRFLGSLTNSKNNSAHQHNGISIVHSDHEVINAICEAILPMGLPITVIGSERHHLHHLDNITYHQHVSDITCTANTETIFCSGGNNTLCELLAAGKKLIVIPETRPYEEQTAKAIKLSEINAAVHLPKAELAHEENIIKALKASDDTKTDIINNMSDTGSSSQWEQSFEDLIREHFL, encoded by the coding sequence ATGAACAAGCCAAAACTTAAAGTCCTTTTATACATACACCATCATGGCAAAGGTCATTTATCACGGGCGCAGCTGCTGATCCCTATTATTGAAAAGTTTGCTCACGTTACATTAATTATCGCGCAAGATGACTTTTTACCGGCAGTGAGGTGTGCGTTACCAGAACGGAAAATTGTTATTTTGCCGTCGAAATGGTCTTCGTCCGGTCCAGGTAAAAAGCGCACTTTCGATACTGCATTTGAAGGCGTTCCTTTGTCTGCGCAATCTACCCTACGCGCCAGTTTCTTTGTAAATCATCTGCAAAAAGAGGCTTATGATGGTTTTATAAGCGATGTTTCGGCCGAACTGACTATTTACGCTCGCGGTGCAGGTATACCCGTTTTAATGCAGCGACACTCGGGAGATATATCTATCGACCCCACCCAAGTTTTTGCATACCAGTGTGCGAATGCTTTATACGCTCCCTACCCTCGGCAGCTAGAGGCTGATGATTATGCTTTTTTCAACAAAACACGCTTTTTAGGGAGTCTTACCAATAGTAAAAATAACTCTGCGCACCAGCACAACGGCATAAGTATTGTTCACAGCGACCATGAAGTTATTAACGCAATATGCGAGGCTATATTGCCAATGGGGCTGCCCATAACAGTAATTGGAAGTGAACGTCATCATCTTCATCATTTAGACAATATTACTTACCATCAACATGTGAGCGATATTACTTGCACTGCGAACACCGAAACAATTTTTTGCAGCGGGGGAAATAATACCCTTTGTGAACTGCTCGCAGCCGGTAAGAAGCTTATTGTTATTCCAGAGACACGTCCCTATGAAGAACAAACCGCTAAGGCGATAAAATTATCTGAAATTAATGCAGCTGTTCACTTGCCAAAAGCTGAGCTGGCTCACGAAGAAAATATCATCAAGGCGCTAAAAGCCTCGGACGATACAAAGACTGACATTATTAACAATATGTCTGATACAGGCTCTTCATCTCAGTGGGAACAAAGCTTTGAAGATTTAATAAGGGAGCATTTTTTATGA
- a CDS encoding Rab family GTPase, which translates to MIQKKVCILGPTGVGKTSLVKQFVEGIFSEKYKTTIGVKIDKKQVNKEGRGVQLLLWDLEGIDRYCGFNPRYLRGASAYIIVVDQTRSQSLLEGIEILELAQEHYPDIPAFFVVNKTDLPTSWHWSEEELNNYAQRFSSLTKTSAKTGENVENLFSTIAFW; encoded by the coding sequence GTGATACAGAAAAAAGTTTGTATTCTAGGGCCCACTGGTGTTGGCAAAACAAGCCTGGTAAAGCAGTTTGTCGAAGGTATTTTTTCCGAAAAGTACAAGACAACTATTGGCGTAAAAATTGACAAAAAACAAGTCAATAAAGAAGGAAGAGGTGTCCAGCTTCTACTCTGGGATTTAGAGGGTATCGATAGATACTGTGGCTTTAATCCCCGCTACCTTCGCGGTGCCAGTGCTTATATTATTGTGGTTGATCAAACTCGCTCCCAATCTTTACTTGAGGGTATAGAAATTCTCGAGCTTGCCCAAGAGCACTACCCCGACATTCCCGCTTTTTTCGTAGTGAATAAAACTGACCTCCCCACTAGCTGGCATTGGAGTGAGGAAGAGCTGAATAATTACGCACAGAGATTTTCTTCACTTACTAAAACAAGTGCGAAAACCGGTGAAAATGTAGAAAACTTATTCAGTACAATTGCGTTTTGGTAG
- a CDS encoding putative bifunctional diguanylate cyclase/phosphodiesterase — MDIHLLNALGITNCALFKCNSEDDITCLTPQIPWLSNVVTLDENNKLQKKHIPSIFLDDFFFDADEVWKGETSFTLSSGFWTEQNENQLLRLEALAINSGSGSRYLVVKNVEDQFDEKQQTLQAARELLLSHHEIVGQHEYIRHRLNNVLRKNTRLQKLVPPIQQAIHNLETGVVILDNEGALILDNKASHRLLLCNSTTPSSIRVMELIKDLDAPSTFLPALVQRKAPWQGEIYWQPVDDYKVWLQVTIHPVLHGDELTHWVYLFTDITHIHNKEESVLTASGMDSLTKVANRNLFTDTVRRLVQEDIPFKLFIIDICDFKKINEALSYQSGDEILKSFALRLQAFVGNSGFIARIGSNEFALVKRIDTFKDVSSSEYVKQLVSKLTKTYTVLNGSEPNLGINIGEASFPEDCSSAETLLQCADIALQAAKYQGRNISLVYSDELHSQHIAISELESELRRAIANNELKLFLQPIVDLSTGKIVKCEALTRWITSEGKFISPEVFIPLAEKSELIFPFGEWLINEACGAIEALKASNLDIRLAINISGRQVSDLALLNQIKNALEDHQLFGSNLSIELTESVFIESLETVSILLNELRAMGITVSIDDFGTGFSSLVYLKKLPIDELKIDRSFVSELEKNTDDQAIVQAILGLANNLNIKIIAEGIETPQQQQFLQNHQCAYGQGYLYQRPVAIDEFISLARKLK; from the coding sequence ATGGATATCCATTTATTAAATGCTCTAGGTATAACTAACTGCGCGTTGTTTAAATGTAACTCTGAAGACGATATCACGTGTTTAACACCACAAATTCCATGGTTATCGAATGTTGTCACGCTTGATGAAAACAATAAACTGCAAAAGAAACATATTCCATCTATCTTTTTAGATGATTTCTTTTTCGATGCCGATGAGGTATGGAAAGGAGAAACCTCATTTACCCTATCTTCCGGTTTTTGGACCGAACAAAACGAAAACCAGCTTTTGCGTCTTGAAGCCTTAGCGATAAATAGCGGTTCTGGCTCCCGCTACCTTGTAGTTAAGAACGTTGAAGATCAATTTGATGAAAAACAACAGACGCTTCAAGCAGCCCGTGAGCTACTATTAAGCCACCATGAAATTGTAGGGCAGCACGAATACATTAGGCATAGACTGAACAATGTGCTGCGCAAAAACACTCGACTACAAAAGCTTGTGCCGCCAATACAGCAAGCTATCCATAATTTAGAAACGGGTGTTGTTATTTTAGATAATGAAGGTGCATTAATTTTAGACAACAAAGCGTCACATCGGCTTTTGCTGTGTAATAGCACTACACCAAGCTCTATACGTGTCATGGAGCTAATTAAAGATCTCGACGCGCCGTCTACTTTTCTACCCGCATTAGTGCAACGTAAGGCACCGTGGCAAGGGGAAATATACTGGCAACCAGTAGACGATTATAAGGTTTGGCTTCAGGTCACTATCCACCCTGTATTGCATGGCGATGAACTCACGCATTGGGTTTATTTGTTTACTGACATCACGCACATACATAATAAAGAAGAAAGTGTGCTTACTGCCAGCGGCATGGATTCATTAACAAAAGTAGCCAATCGTAATTTGTTCACGGATACGGTAAGAAGGTTAGTACAGGAAGACATCCCTTTTAAGCTGTTTATTATTGATATCTGCGACTTCAAAAAGATTAATGAGGCGCTGAGCTACCAATCTGGCGATGAAATTTTAAAATCATTCGCTTTGCGACTACAGGCCTTTGTTGGTAACAGCGGGTTTATCGCAAGGATTGGCAGTAACGAATTCGCACTCGTAAAACGAATAGATACATTTAAAGATGTAAGTAGTTCCGAGTACGTCAAACAGCTTGTGAGCAAACTAACCAAGACATACACCGTGCTTAACGGCAGCGAGCCCAATTTAGGTATTAATATTGGTGAAGCGAGTTTTCCCGAAGATTGCTCTTCAGCAGAAACATTACTCCAATGTGCAGATATCGCACTTCAAGCCGCTAAATATCAGGGCAGAAATATCTCGCTAGTTTACAGTGACGAGTTGCATAGCCAGCATATTGCTATTTCCGAACTAGAATCAGAGCTACGGCGAGCGATTGCAAACAATGAGCTAAAGCTATTCCTACAGCCTATTGTTGACCTCTCAACTGGGAAAATTGTTAAGTGCGAAGCGTTAACCCGATGGATAACATCAGAAGGTAAGTTTATTTCGCCGGAAGTTTTTATACCATTAGCAGAGAAAAGTGAGCTCATTTTCCCCTTTGGCGAATGGCTTATTAATGAAGCATGTGGCGCCATTGAGGCACTAAAGGCATCTAACCTAGATATCAGGTTAGCTATCAACATATCCGGCCGACAGGTATCAGATTTAGCGCTGCTAAACCAAATCAAGAACGCGCTGGAAGACCACCAGCTTTTCGGTTCTAACCTGTCGATTGAACTTACAGAGAGCGTATTCATTGAAAGCTTAGAGACAGTATCCATATTACTCAATGAACTTAGAGCTATGGGTATCACTGTATCAATTGATGATTTTGGTACGGGTTTTAGCTCGCTAGTGTATTTGAAAAAGTTGCCTATTGATGAACTTAAGATTGACCGCTCTTTCGTAAGTGAACTCGAGAAGAACACAGACGACCAAGCTATCGTTCAGGCTATTCTAGGGCTTGCGAATAATCTAAATATCAAAATTATTGCTGAAGGCATTGAAACGCCTCAACAGCAGCAGTTTTTACAGAATCACCAATGCGCATACGGCCAAGGGTATTTATATCAGCGACCCGTTGCAATTGATGAATTCATCTCACTTGCAAGAAAGCTTAAGTAA
- a CDS encoding glycosyltransferase, translating into MKILMVTSPIVSLREPFKGGTESFVVSLANGMANEGHQVDVLCKDADEDNRFNTLQLQESAFRMTDAITSETEGQKLYQAAQFGLFNADDYDVIHFHSYYHAMFEFAYFHQRRNVVTLHSPLSDRLALTHKLNSMRSDDIYVAVSQRLANEWRSAIATPLEVVQNGIDLSRLPPAASNKKSDLVWVGRLCKEKNPVAAIRAAKQLNLSLILYGPISDETHFNNDIAPLLDANIKYGGHLPQQVLYERISEARALFITSLWKEPFGLVTLESLAMGTPVIGTTQAIPSELRVPPLTQTIDFEDVESLLSAYREAASISPSQCQKAARKFDISNTVKAYERIYEQAKT; encoded by the coding sequence ATGAAAATTTTAATGGTTACAAGCCCCATAGTATCGCTAAGAGAGCCCTTTAAAGGAGGGACAGAGTCATTTGTCGTAAGCCTGGCAAACGGTATGGCTAATGAGGGACATCAGGTAGATGTTCTATGTAAAGATGCCGACGAAGACAACAGGTTTAATACGCTTCAGCTTCAAGAGTCGGCTTTTCGTATGACTGATGCCATTACTAGCGAAACAGAAGGCCAGAAGCTATATCAGGCTGCTCAATTTGGGCTTTTTAATGCTGATGATTACGACGTCATTCATTTCCATAGCTACTATCACGCCATGTTTGAATTTGCTTACTTTCATCAAAGACGCAACGTTGTAACGCTTCACAGCCCCCTTTCCGACCGACTAGCGCTTACGCATAAATTAAATAGTATGCGAAGTGACGACATTTATGTCGCGGTATCACAACGCTTAGCTAATGAATGGCGTTCAGCTATAGCTACGCCGCTAGAAGTTGTACAAAATGGTATTGACCTCTCACGACTGCCTCCTGCAGCGTCAAATAAAAAGAGTGATTTAGTATGGGTAGGCAGGCTGTGTAAAGAGAAGAATCCCGTAGCCGCCATTCGCGCGGCGAAGCAGCTTAATCTTTCGTTGATACTTTACGGTCCAATTAGCGATGAAACACACTTCAACAACGATATCGCACCATTATTGGATGCCAATATAAAATACGGAGGGCATCTACCACAGCAAGTACTCTATGAAAGGATCTCTGAAGCTCGCGCCCTCTTTATTACTTCGCTTTGGAAGGAACCCTTTGGCTTAGTAACACTGGAGTCACTAGCGATGGGTACGCCAGTTATTGGAACAACCCAAGCGATACCCAGTGAGCTTCGTGTGCCTCCTTTGACCCAAACCATAGATTTTGAGGACGTAGAATCACTACTAAGTGCCTATCGGGAAGCAGCCAGTATATCGCCAAGTCAGTGCCAAAAAGCAGCCCGAAAATTTGATATCTCCAATACTGTTAAGGCATACGAGCGCATTTATGAACAAGCCAAAACTTAA
- the fghA gene encoding S-formylglutathione hydrolase, whose protein sequence is MELIGENKAFGGQHLRYTHKAETTQCDMTFAIFLPPFASKDKPVPVLYWLSGLTCTDQNFMQKAGAMKLAAELGMAIVTPDTSPRGEGVPDDKEGAYDFGLGAGFYVDATQAPWDQHYNMYSYIVDELPALIESEFPVTKERAISGHSMGGHGALVIGMRNPNKFVSVSAFSPISNPSDCPWGEKALGGYLGDDKTAWKDYDASLLLASKTHSVPLLVEQGTKDEFLHEQLKPQSLVHAAQQSDTQLTLNMHEGYDHSYFFIASFIEEHLEFHAGHMGLI, encoded by the coding sequence ATGGAGCTTATTGGCGAAAATAAAGCATTCGGGGGGCAGCATTTGCGCTATACCCACAAAGCTGAAACCACACAATGCGACATGACTTTCGCAATTTTCCTTCCCCCATTCGCCTCGAAAGACAAACCGGTGCCGGTATTATATTGGCTATCGGGGTTAACCTGTACCGATCAAAACTTTATGCAGAAAGCGGGGGCGATGAAGCTTGCAGCAGAATTGGGTATGGCCATTGTTACACCTGATACTTCGCCACGTGGTGAAGGTGTCCCCGATGATAAAGAAGGGGCTTATGACTTCGGTCTAGGAGCGGGATTCTATGTAGACGCAACGCAAGCGCCGTGGGACCAACACTACAACATGTACAGCTACATCGTTGATGAATTGCCAGCGCTTATCGAAAGCGAATTTCCTGTAACTAAAGAGCGGGCGATTAGCGGACATTCTATGGGCGGGCACGGGGCGCTTGTTATCGGCATGCGTAACCCCAATAAATTTGTATCGGTATCGGCATTTAGCCCTATCTCGAATCCATCAGATTGCCCATGGGGAGAAAAAGCACTAGGCGGATATCTAGGTGATGACAAGACAGCGTGGAAGGACTACGACGCATCTTTGCTGTTAGCAAGCAAAACTCATAGTGTGCCTTTGTTGGTTGAACAGGGTACAAAAGACGAGTTCTTGCACGAACAGTTGAAGCCTCAGTCTCTGGTTCATGCTGCTCAACAATCCGATACTCAACTTACACTTAATATGCATGAAGGTTACGATCATAGTTATTTCTTTATTGCATCGTTTATCGAAGAACATTTAGAGTTCCATGCAGGGCATATGGGCTTAATTTAA
- a CDS encoding glycosyltransferase: MKIAIIAHPRFPIKSPFPGGLEAFIASLIPHYCSHADVTVYAHPGSQIQGTAELVTFPFDTKAHKQYPELIENDFLLKVMNDILLKGFDAVHNNAISPIPTVWACKYDIPMLTTLHTPPYSRLKASAELSSLSPFVHYNAVSYSVAEAWQPYINDTIDVIYNGIELSQWEGKKQTKDQLFSFGRIVPSKGFDLAIKAANLVDIELNIAGPIYDQKYFEEKISPFLGKGVNYLGHLDHMELQSQLKKSRAAIFGVRWDEPFGLSTVEAMATGTPVAAFNRGAFPEVVSKEGGVLARGNNVESLAEAIGASLDKHSQDVVHRAQRFPLDTMCSAYLDKLGQVS; the protein is encoded by the coding sequence ATGAAAATAGCCATCATCGCACATCCACGCTTTCCCATTAAATCGCCTTTTCCAGGGGGACTTGAAGCATTTATTGCATCTTTAATTCCGCATTATTGTTCGCATGCAGATGTCACCGTTTATGCGCACCCGGGCTCTCAAATACAAGGCACTGCTGAACTTGTAACATTTCCGTTCGATACCAAAGCACACAAGCAATATCCCGAACTAATAGAGAATGATTTCTTGCTTAAGGTTATGAACGATATACTGCTTAAAGGGTTTGACGCTGTTCACAACAATGCTATCAGCCCCATTCCAACTGTTTGGGCATGCAAATACGATATCCCGATGCTTACTACCTTGCATACGCCACCTTATAGCCGGCTCAAAGCATCAGCCGAACTCTCTTCTCTATCTCCTTTTGTTCATTACAATGCCGTTTCCTATAGCGTTGCAGAAGCGTGGCAACCCTACATCAACGACACGATAGACGTCATTTACAATGGCATTGAGCTATCACAATGGGAAGGTAAGAAACAAACAAAGGACCAGCTATTTAGTTTTGGCAGAATTGTTCCTTCTAAAGGTTTCGACCTCGCGATTAAGGCAGCCAACCTTGTAGACATAGAACTCAATATTGCCGGCCCTATCTATGATCAAAAGTATTTCGAGGAAAAGATATCGCCATTCTTAGGCAAAGGAGTGAACTACCTAGGTCATTTGGATCATATGGAGTTACAAAGCCAGTTAAAAAAATCACGGGCGGCGATTTTTGGCGTACGCTGGGACGAACCCTTTGGCCTTTCTACTGTAGAGGCCATGGCAACGGGTACGCCCGTAGCCGCTTTTAACCGAGGGGCATTTCCCGAAGTCGTATCTAAAGAAGGTGGTGTTTTAGCGCGAGGTAACAATGTTGAAAGCCTTGCCGAAGCTATCGGTGCTTCTTTAGATAAACACAGTCAAGATGTCGTCCATCGCGCCCAACGGTTTCCACTCGATACCATGTGTTCCGCTTATTTAGATAAATTGGGGCAGGTCTCATGA
- a CDS encoding OmpA family protein: protein MSDKVPPSELPDNSLEKVRELLIGRDDKFVQQKLDRDAKGFVSNVVSEALFERETRDGSVNKVLVPLVEKSLHRSIEANSEKIVGTLYPLVGTLVRKAVSSFLVEFVERTNALIENSFSPKSISWRFKAWQAGVKYSEYVASQIYQYQVQQLLVIHRETGTLLHSISSDPDKEKDADLISSMLVAINDFVADAFGVTATESENELGEIKTEDFTLLIKIGPQALLVAAVTGSIPPEVRGKLQQALEDFHQFYQQPLVNYEGDNAPFDGCETILADCLVSERKEGEGKKSKRLIGAAVLLVIFAALAVLSFMRLSLSILKSELHELTPPPGVIVTDTYISNGNVHTKILRDPVSTSIEQWFSDNGIDAEKVTVIEEPFVSLKPSVVERKLETLVNQYPLNELENITIKKEEKRRFLISGAVFNTTAIDLTQQINAIPGISSIYVDTTALNIKPAYNVDDAALRKATLNRLVNKVSSQNVLFATNQEALSEVQLAKLEALANDIKQLFILADETNTVVSIVVMGASDNTGSSERNRALSQKRAENVVNSLISLGVESDILIPVSLGELPLQKASMGRSVMLNVLISSEQ, encoded by the coding sequence ATGAGCGACAAAGTGCCGCCTTCTGAATTGCCGGACAACTCTCTTGAAAAAGTCAGAGAGCTACTTATTGGACGAGATGACAAATTCGTTCAACAGAAGCTTGATCGCGACGCAAAGGGTTTTGTGAGTAATGTTGTTTCTGAAGCGCTGTTTGAAAGGGAAACAAGGGATGGCTCGGTTAACAAAGTTCTTGTTCCTCTTGTCGAAAAGTCTCTGCACCGCTCTATCGAAGCCAATAGCGAAAAGATTGTCGGCACGCTTTATCCGTTAGTCGGTACATTAGTCAGAAAAGCCGTTTCTTCATTTCTTGTTGAGTTTGTCGAACGAACCAATGCGTTAATCGAGAATAGCTTCAGCCCCAAAAGTATTTCTTGGCGCTTTAAAGCATGGCAAGCTGGTGTTAAGTACTCTGAATATGTCGCTTCGCAAATTTACCAGTATCAAGTTCAACAGCTACTCGTTATTCATCGTGAAACTGGCACGTTACTTCACAGTATCTCTTCAGATCCAGATAAAGAAAAGGATGCGGATCTCATTTCGTCTATGCTTGTCGCTATCAATGATTTTGTTGCAGATGCGTTTGGCGTCACCGCGACCGAGTCTGAAAACGAGCTAGGCGAGATAAAAACAGAAGATTTTACCCTGCTGATTAAAATTGGCCCTCAAGCATTACTGGTTGCAGCGGTCACAGGAAGTATTCCTCCAGAGGTTCGGGGAAAGCTTCAGCAGGCTTTAGAAGATTTTCATCAATTTTATCAACAGCCTTTAGTTAATTATGAAGGCGATAATGCCCCTTTTGACGGTTGCGAAACTATCCTTGCGGATTGTTTGGTCAGTGAAAGAAAAGAGGGCGAAGGTAAAAAGTCGAAACGTTTGATAGGCGCAGCAGTGCTTTTAGTCATATTCGCTGCATTAGCGGTACTATCCTTTATGCGACTATCGCTGAGCATTTTAAAAAGCGAGCTACACGAACTTACGCCTCCTCCTGGTGTCATTGTCACCGATACTTATATATCCAATGGCAATGTACATACAAAAATACTGCGCGATCCCGTTTCCACCAGCATAGAACAATGGTTTAGCGATAATGGAATCGATGCAGAAAAGGTCACGGTAATTGAAGAGCCCTTTGTCTCTTTAAAACCAAGTGTGGTAGAGCGTAAACTTGAAACACTCGTTAACCAATACCCACTTAACGAACTTGAAAACATAACTATAAAAAAAGAGGAAAAACGCAGATTTCTGATTTCAGGAGCTGTGTTTAACACAACGGCGATAGACCTTACTCAGCAAATAAATGCAATCCCAGGTATATCGTCGATTTATGTAGACACTACTGCCCTTAACATAAAACCGGCTTATAACGTTGATGATGCTGCGCTTCGAAAAGCAACGTTAAACCGTCTCGTTAATAAAGTTTCTTCACAAAATGTACTTTTTGCTACTAACCAAGAAGCGCTTTCTGAAGTACAGTTAGCAAAATTAGAAGCCCTGGCAAACGACATAAAACAATTATTTATACTTGCAGATGAGACGAATACTGTGGTGAGTATTGTTGTGATGGGTGCCAGTGACAATACAGGCTCAAGCGAACGCAACCGCGCATTGAGTCAAAAACGAGCAGAGAATGTTGTGAATTCATTAATTTCACTTGGTGTAGAAAGTGATATTCTTATACCCGTAAGCTTAGGAGAGCTGCCATTGCAGAAGGCATCAATGGGGCGTTCAGTTATGTTAAATGTTTTAATTTCCAGTGAGCAATAG
- a CDS encoding FAD/NAD(P)-binding protein: MENHFHKDLMQRKIAVIGAGPTTLYFLCTLLEKNVFPKSIVIFEKHAEPGKGTPFRNENANPNLLSNLKESEIPKLNISFSTWIRDVYDKDKVSSTLNAFISDADDSNSSRNQVIPRGVLGEYLSFCFKRVVQCLKEAGSDVAVQIRTGVKSVIIENQQFTVETDKGRYSGFHRVVVNMGSDLCSKDKLDDALWAYPPRQYTREDKGEFIIDGMSLTAIDAALSIARAKGQFNHTESGLEYQSNHNFKILMRSRTGVFPKVWYNSDVVADYIKRLDANCAIDVSNVESFYRHKLLPLFKQSMPKIYQQIKEMSFAECLTFLNQRTGQVHPILKLKAELLSLADESRQSDWPAVIAAGINHIQQSPLLLNDFLAHHQDIKSQLSASFASIPLESANRIIALYDNGVLNFEKAEGETAADNGNSDAIRIDAKGVIECEDKLAKLKGLLVFSGADNKKKSLTDVDKWSVAENHELILNGKPTHIYVGSAFATPWYINIPGLETCANFGKQIAQQFAQDDVYEEAVGE; the protein is encoded by the coding sequence ATGGAAAATCATTTTCACAAAGATTTAATGCAAAGAAAAATAGCGGTAATTGGCGCGGGTCCTACTACTCTTTATTTTCTTTGCACATTGCTAGAAAAAAATGTTTTTCCGAAGTCGATAGTGATATTTGAAAAACATGCTGAGCCAGGAAAGGGGACGCCATTTAGAAATGAAAATGCTAACCCTAATTTACTATCTAACTTAAAAGAAAGTGAGATCCCTAAGCTTAACATCTCGTTTTCCACCTGGATTCGTGATGTATATGATAAAGATAAGGTTTCATCAACACTAAACGCTTTTATTTCGGACGCTGACGATTCTAACAGTTCAAGAAACCAGGTTATTCCAAGAGGAGTATTAGGAGAGTATCTAAGTTTTTGTTTTAAACGAGTAGTTCAGTGTCTAAAGGAAGCTGGTTCAGACGTCGCTGTGCAAATTCGCACAGGGGTTAAATCCGTTATTATAGAGAATCAACAATTTACCGTTGAAACAGACAAAGGAAGGTACTCAGGGTTCCACCGTGTGGTGGTGAATATGGGCAGTGATCTATGTTCGAAAGATAAACTCGATGATGCACTTTGGGCTTATCCTCCAAGGCAATATACTCGGGAAGATAAAGGTGAATTTATAATTGATGGTATGTCATTAACGGCCATTGATGCCGCTTTATCTATTGCTAGGGCTAAAGGGCAGTTCAATCATACCGAGAGTGGTCTTGAATATCAGAGTAACCACAACTTTAAAATACTAATGCGCTCACGTACAGGTGTGTTTCCGAAAGTTTGGTATAACAGCGATGTTGTCGCCGATTACATAAAAAGATTAGATGCTAACTGTGCAATTGATGTTAGTAATGTTGAAAGCTTCTATCGTCACAAGTTATTGCCTCTTTTTAAACAAAGCATGCCGAAAATTTATCAACAGATAAAAGAGATGTCTTTTGCTGAATGTCTGACATTTCTAAACCAGCGAACAGGGCAAGTTCATCCTATTTTAAAGCTTAAAGCAGAACTACTTTCTTTAGCCGATGAGAGTCGCCAATCAGACTGGCCTGCTGTTATAGCAGCGGGTATAAATCACATTCAGCAATCCCCCTTGTTACTTAATGATTTTCTTGCTCATCATCAAGATATAAAGTCGCAGCTCTCGGCGAGTTTTGCCTCGATTCCGTTAGAAAGTGCAAATCGGATTATCGCATTATATGACAACGGCGTGCTCAATTTCGAAAAGGCTGAAGGCGAAACGGCAGCGGACAATGGTAATTCAGACGCGATAAGAATTGACGCTAAAGGTGTAATCGAATGTGAAGATAAGCTAGCAAAACTTAAAGGTTTATTAGTTTTTAGTGGAGCAGATAACAAAAAAAAATCGCTCACAGATGTCGACAAATGGTCAGTTGCTGAAAATCACGAGTTAATACTAAACGGCAAGCCTACTCATATTTATGTAGGAAGCGCTTTTGCAACACCTTGGTACATCAATATCCCGGGTCTGGAAACTTGTGCTAACTTTGGAAAGCAAATTGCCCAGCAGTTCGCCCAAGATGATGTTTACGAAGAAGCGGTAGGCGAATAA
- a CDS encoding glycosyltransferase family 2 protein — MSFSVVTLVKGRKKQLENMLESIKQSTIVPSEIVIVWMEKETQNARVEDEELNIKQLYLEKGELPLAKARNLGFESTSYEHVVFLDVDCICSPTLLEGLLTGLRDKTITSAYARYLPYIPLSGLYPQIEQDALSHPKRAKLEANTPLPHKKFWSLVFALRKDDFYAIGGFDEKFTGYGGEDTDFAERFNKQNFAFILINDEVLHQYHFKYTPPLNYLEAIVENANLFYQKHGYFPMYSWLKEFCKRNYVTFDETQHVFNVLRLPHQLDIELALSTKPY, encoded by the coding sequence ATGAGTTTTTCTGTGGTTACACTCGTAAAGGGTAGAAAAAAACAACTCGAAAACATGCTTGAAAGTATTAAACAGAGCACAATAGTCCCGAGTGAGATCGTAATAGTTTGGATGGAAAAGGAAACACAGAACGCCCGCGTTGAAGACGAAGAACTAAACATCAAACAGCTTTACTTAGAAAAGGGTGAACTTCCCTTAGCTAAGGCTCGAAATTTGGGATTTGAAAGTACGTCATATGAACATGTGGTATTCCTGGATGTTGACTGTATATGTAGTCCTACTCTTCTTGAGGGATTACTAACCGGTCTCAGGGACAAAACGATTACCTCTGCATATGCAAGATACCTCCCTTACATTCCTTTGTCTGGCTTGTACCCCCAAATTGAACAAGACGCTCTTTCTCATCCTAAGCGGGCAAAGCTAGAAGCAAATACGCCCTTGCCTCACAAGAAGTTTTGGTCACTTGTATTCGCACTGCGTAAAGATGATTTTTACGCCATTGGTGGCTTTGACGAAAAATTTACAGGTTATGGAGGTGAAGATACCGACTTTGCAGAGCGATTTAATAAACAGAACTTCGCTTTTATTCTTATAAATGACGAGGTGTTACATCAATATCACTTTAAATATACACCCCCGCTCAATTATTTAGAAGCCATTGTCGAGAACGCTAATCTTTTTTATCAAAAACATGGATACTTTCCGATGTATTCATGGTTAAAGGAGTTTTGCAAAAGAAATTATGTGACTTTCGATGAAACCCAGCATGTGTTTAACGTTTTGCGATTGCCGCATCAGTTAGATATAGAGTTAGCACTTTCTACGAAACCTTATTAG